CTGAAATATTTCAGCATGTTCCCGATTGCGTTGGTGTTTGTCTTCACAACCCATCCGACGGAGTTTGCCGCGAGCCTTAACCGCCTCGGCGTGCCGTACAAAATCGCCTACGCGGTCAGTTTAACGTTGCGTTACCTACCGGAAGTGAAGAAAGATTTCGTCAATATCATGCACGCCCAGCAAGCTCGCGGAGTCGAACTCAGCAAGAAAGCACCGCTGTTTACGCGTTTGAAAAACGTCGCCAAAATTCTTGGCCCGCTCATTTTTTCCAGCTTGGAACGCGCAGATCAAATTTCCAACGCGATGACACTACGCGGCTTTGGTCGGCATAATTCGCGTACTTGGTACAGTTTAAAACCGCTCAAACAAGTGGATTATCTTTGCCTCACCGCGATTGTCGTGATCGTCGCGGCAGCGATTGGTAAGCGCTTACTCGACACGGCGCTATTCTGGTATCCGTGGTCGTAAAAACAGCGAGGCCCTGCATGATGCAGGGCCTCGCTGTTTAGCATAGTGATTACACTGCGGTGGTCGCAATCACCTCACTTGGCTGGGCTTTTTTAAGTTTAATCGCAATAAACTTGGAAGTTGGGGTAAATGTGCGTTCACCGTAACTCTCCAGCGGAACCAAAGGGTTGGTCTCAGGGTAATAGGCTGCAGCTTGTCCCGCGGGCATATCATACGCCACCAGCTCAAAGCCGCTCACCCGGCGTTCCACGCCATCTTCCCACAAGCTCACCAAGTCGACTTTGTCACCCGCTTGATAACCCAAACGGCGAATTTCCTCTTGATTGACAAACACCACATCACGTCGGCCAAACACACCACGATAACGGTCGTTCAAACCATACAGCGTGGTGTTGTATTGATCGTGCGAGCGCAGCGTTTGCAAAATCAAATCCGGATTATCACCACGTGACGTAACGTGCTCATTCACCAGTTGTGCGGGCAAAGCTGAAGGAGAAAACTGTGCTTTGCCACTGGCGGTATTCCACTCACACCGCGCCGCCGCATTGCCCAGATAGAAACCACCGGGGTGCTGCACGCGTTGGTTAAAATCTTTAAAGCCGGGAATGGTCTGCTCAATTAAATCACGAATACGGCTGTAATCAGCAATGGCCCAATCCCAGTCAATCGGGAAATTGCCCAATGTTGCTTTGGCAATCCCGGCCAAAATGGCGGGTTCAGAGCGCAAATGCGGCGAGCGCGGTTTCAGTTGACCATACGAGAGGTGCACCATACTAAAGGTATCTTCCACCGTCACACCTTGCGGGCCATGGGCTTGCACATCGATTTCAGTGCGACCTAAGCACGGCAGGATCAAGGCATCACGCCCGGTCACCAAATGAGAGCGGTTGAGTTTAGTGGCAATGTGTACCGTTAGCTCGCAGTTGCGCATGGCTTGGTGAGTGCGAGGCGTATCCGGTGTTGCTTGGGCGAAATTGCCACCAAGACCGATAAAGACTTTGGCGCGTTTTTCTTCCATCGCCTGAATCGCCTGTACGGCGTTGTGGCCATGTGAGCGAGGCACCTTGAACTGAAAACGTTTCTCCAGTGCATCAAGCAAAAACGCAGGCGGTTTCTCATTGATCCCCATGGTGCGATCGCCCTGCACATTACTGTGACCACGCACTGGCGATAAACCTGCGCCCGGTTTGCCCACGTTGCCGCGCAGCAATTGCAGATTCACCACTTCCTGAATAGTCACTACCGAGTGGCGATGCTGCGTCAGCCCCATCGCCCAGCACATGATAACGCGATCGGCGTGGCGATAGATGTGCGCTAGCGACTCAATCTCATCGAGTTGCAAACCTGATTGCTCAACAATTTGCAGCCATGATGTTTGCTCAACAGCGGCTAAATAGGCGTCTAACCCGTTGGTATGCTGACGAATGAACTCGTGGTCAAACACAGGTTCCCCGCCCTGTGCGTGCGCTTCACGTTCCCATTGCAATAGAAACTTCGCCATGCCACGAAACACCGCCATGTCGCCGCCCAGCGCCGGATGATAATAAGCACTGCTGGTCGGTTTTGAGCCGTTGCGTAGCATTTCAATCGGCAATTGTGGGTTTTGAAAACGCTCCAAACCACGCTCTTTGAGTGGGTTAAGGCAGACAACCTGTGCGCCGCGTTTTACCGCCGCGCGCAGCGGTTCTAACATTCGCGGATGGTTAGTACCGGGGTTTTGCCCGATAATAAAAATCGCATCAGCGTGCTCTAAATCTTTAAACACCACCGTGCCTTTACCCACCCCGATGGTTTCAAACAACCCTATCGCGCTGGCTTCGTGGCACATATTGGAACAGTCGGGAAAATTATTGGTGCCAAAGGCACGCACAAACAGCTGATAGAGGTAGGCCGCTTCGTTGCTGGCTCGCCCCGAGGTGTAAAATTCCGCTTCATCAGGCGATTGCAGCGCGTTGAGATGCTTGGCGACTAAATCAAACGCTTCTTGCCAAGAGATAGCGACATAGTGATCACTACTCGCATCGTAGCGCATCGGATGACTCAAACGACCTTGGTATTCCAACCAGTAGTCAGTTTGCTTTGCCAACTCACTGACACTGTGCTGGGCAAAAAACTCCGGATCGACTAAGCGGCTGGTGGCTTCCCAGTTAACGGCTTTGGCGCCGTTTTCGCAAAAATTGACCATGCCGTTTTCTGGTGATTCTCCCCAAGCGCATCCCGGACAGTCAAAGCCGCCATTTTGGTTAGTCTTGAGCATCGCGCGTAAGTTTCGAAAGGCATTGTCGCTGCCTAACCAGCTTTTCGTGACCGCTTTGAGCGCTCCCCAGCCACCCGCAGGGCCAGAATATTGTTCAATCTGTTCTTTTTGCTTCATGACGACACTCCTCGTTCGGAATGACAATGAACTCTGATTTACCACTCTGATTTACCACTCGGATTTATTAATGAGCGATAGAAAATAGCGATCCTAGCGTCAAGCACTTTGATTTCGGTGAAATAACGTTGAGGAGATAAAGTTCACTGACTGATTATTCAATGCCACAAATTATTTGGGCGATTTTTATTTTAGATAGAGGTTAATCCCTATTTCTACGTTAGTCAAATTGATTGATTTAATTTTAATTGATAGGAACTATCAGGATAATTAAATACAAAGTTTGCATTTTCATCACTTGTCTCGCTATTGCTCTCTTAAAAACAAAGCGTTGAGGGCCATGATTGCCAGGCAAGTCCGAATTTCGATCTTGATAGAGCTCATCTATCAATTGATAAAAACAATCAATTTGATCTGGGTCATTTTCAACTTTATTCTTGACCACAATCAAAGAAAGTGAAAATCAGCACAGAGTAAAAGTGTATTAAAAGCTCAGAAATATTTCTATAAACAGCTATTTTTGACATTAAAAGTTATTATTAAAATGAAGATTGAATATTTTATAGAAGCTGCAAGTCTCTAATATTAGTAAAATAATGTATTCGATAAAAAATTAAAATAGTTGTGACATTCTGAGCGACATATTTATTTCACTGGTGAGATGACTGTATTCCATGAGAACGTCATCACGACTATCAAAGCTTATTTATTAACCAGCTTCAACCACTGTCATTACGCGCCCCCGATTCAATTCACGACATTTTTCTGTCATGCGCCTGAGTAAAAAGATATGGCGCTTTCAATAAGCGATGCGTACTCACCGATTGCAATCCGAAGCGCTGATCGTCAATATTGAGCAAAACGACTCAAGTCAGGCCATTTTAACGCCTGCAACCTCTCTACGCTTGGCGGCTTAGGAAAGCACTATGGATATTAAGCAATTGAAATACCTCATTGCTCTCGACGAAACCCAGCATTTTGGGCAAGCCGCAGCGATGTGCCACATTACCCAGCCAACTCTTTCGATGCGCATTCGAAATTTAGAAGAGGAGTTGCAACTCACTTTGATTAACCGTGGCCAGCGCTTCGAAGGATTTACCGATGCAGGCGAGCGCATTCTCGCTTGGGCGCGCAGTGTGCTCGCCGCGCACGACGGTTTGCAAGCAGAAGCTGCCAACTGCCGCGGACAGCTGGTCGGGAATCTGCGTTTTGGCATGGTCCCTCTAGCCAGCCTTGACCCTATGACGTTGCTCAAGCCACTCACCCAACACTACCCAGCTCTGCGCTATCAGCTCTTTTCAATGGCCTCGGAACAAGTGGTTGACGCGTTAAAACGCAATCAGCTTGATCTCGGTCTTTGCTATCTCGATCAACTCGATACGCGCCAATTTGAGGTTTTTGAACTTCAACCTACCCGTATGGGGCTACTGCACGATAGCCGCTATTTTTCCTTCGTCGAGAGCGAAATGGCTTGGGAGAGTCTCGATAAGATCCCGCTAGGCTTGCTTACTCAGGGGATGCATTACCGCCGCTCGATTGACCTTAGTTTTCACAGTCACGCAATTGAACCACACATTCAGTTAGAGAGTGACTCGACATTTCAGTTGCTGCAAGCGGTCAACGCCGGGCTATGTTGCACCATTATGCCACTTAATGGTGGCATGGAAGCCATGAATGAGCATCTGCGGATGATCCCGATCTCCAACGCCAAGGTACACTCTCGGATTGGCCTACTGATTCGCAGCAGTGAACCGCGTTCGGTGCTGGCTGAGAGATGCTTTGCCAAAGCAAAGACGATATTTGCCGCTGACTCGCTCGCCACGGCATAAAGAGAGAAAAACTCATGACCTGCACCATCACACCTCTGACGCAACTGAGTGAAGCCAACTTCGCTGCACACAAACCAGATCGTTATCAATATGTAGAGATGAATACTGGGCGCACTCAAGGCAGTAAAGCGCTGGCGAGTGAAACGGCGCTCTCCATCAGTTTTAATGGCATCAGCTACGCGGTGATGATGGTGACACCGGGCAACATCGAAGATTTCGTTACCGGGTTTAGCCTCAGCAGCGGCGTGGTGCACTCAGCTCGTGAAATTCACGATGTACAGTTAAGCGTTGGCCAAGATTCACTGCACGCGGCGGTTGAGATCGCCAATCGTGCATTTTGGGCGTTGAAAAGCCAGCGTCGCCAGTTAGCCGGAACCAGCGGCTGTGGCATTTGTGGGGTTGAGGCGCTGGAGCAAGCTTTGCCATCGCTGGAGGTGCTACCAGAGATTGCGCCGCCTAAGCCAGCTCTGTTTGCTGGGCTACGTGAGCGCATTCAGCAAGCGCAAGTGTTAGCTCAACATAGCGGCGCATTGCACGCGGCGCTGTATGTCACTGACGTCGGTGAACTGGCACTGTGCCGCGAAGATATTGGTCGTCACAATGCCTTGGATAAACTGATAGGCGCGATGGTGCGAGCGAACGTCAATCCAGAACAAGGCTTTGTGGTGATGACCAGTCGCTGCAGTTTGGAGCTGATCCACAAAGCGGTGCGCGCCAGAATCGCCACATTAGTGACGCTCTCGGCACCGACTTCACTGACGGTGCAATGGGCTCGTCGCCATCATTTGAACCTTGTCCATCTGCCCAAAAACAGCGCGCCGAGGCTCTACAGCCCGGCGCCAATTCAAGACCATCAGCCGCGAAAGCAACATTGTTATCTTAACGACCAATAAGCCCAGCGTTGCAAGGAATTTAGCTCCAGCGCAAGACGCGCGTTTCGTTCCCTTCCTCGGGTTTGGCCGGAATATTGAGCGAAAGTAGCAAACTCACCCCGGCCATTAGCGCGCCAATGTAGAACACGCTGGAAGGCGAAACCAGCCAGATCATACCAAAGGTCACCGGAATCACCACCGCCGCGATGTGATTGATGGTGAAAGCAACGCCTGCAGTTGAGGCCATATCTGCGGGATCAGCAATCTTCTGGAAGTAGGTTTTGATCGCCAGCGCCAGCGCAAAAAAGAGGTGGTCAACCACATACAGCGCAGCGGCCCACTCTGCACTTTTGACTAAGCCGTAACCGACGAAGACAAAAATCAGCCCAACGTATTCAAACATCAGCGCCTTGCGCTCGCCCACCACACCGATAAAACGGCCAATCCGTTTGGCAAACAAAAAGTTGAATAGGTAATTGATCAAAAACAGCAGCGTAATATCTGCCGCCGAGTAACCAAATTTTTCCACCATCAAAAAGCCCGCAAACACGGTAAAGATCTGCCGACGTGCACCACTCATAAAAGTGAGGGCGTAGTAGAGCCAGTAACGCTTGCGGAGCACCAGTTTTTTATTTTGTGGTACCTCGGTTTTAAACTCTGGAAAAGCAAACACCATCACCAGCACCAACACAAAACCCACTCCACCAGCGATGAGGTATACGGTGCGAAAATCGAGTTTCAGTTGCTCCAACATTAACCAAATGGAGCCGTAAGTAACCAGCGAAGCCAGTGCGCCCACTGAGACATATTTACCCAACATTTCCGGCGCTTCTGCTTTACTCAGCCACTGTAAGGAGAGCGACTGCTTGAGGGTTTCAAAATAGTGAAAACCGGTCGACATCAATAACGTAGTCAGCAGCAAACCAAACAGGGAAGGAAACAGCCCAGTGATCGCCGTACCGAGCGTGAGCATCGCCAGTGAAATCAACATGAAACGCTGTTCGCGAACAAACAGTAAGACAAATACCACGGTGAAGGCGAGAAAACCGGGTA
This Vibrio navarrensis DNA region includes the following protein-coding sequences:
- a CDS encoding LysR family transcriptional regulator: MDIKQLKYLIALDETQHFGQAAAMCHITQPTLSMRIRNLEEELQLTLINRGQRFEGFTDAGERILAWARSVLAAHDGLQAEAANCRGQLVGNLRFGMVPLASLDPMTLLKPLTQHYPALRYQLFSMASEQVVDALKRNQLDLGLCYLDQLDTRQFEVFELQPTRMGLLHDSRYFSFVESEMAWESLDKIPLGLLTQGMHYRRSIDLSFHSHAIEPHIQLESDSTFQLLQAVNAGLCCTIMPLNGGMEAMNEHLRMIPISNAKVHSRIGLLIRSSEPRSVLAERCFAKAKTIFAADSLATA
- the fdhD gene encoding formate dehydrogenase accessory sulfurtransferase FdhD; its protein translation is MTCTITPLTQLSEANFAAHKPDRYQYVEMNTGRTQGSKALASETALSISFNGISYAVMMVTPGNIEDFVTGFSLSSGVVHSAREIHDVQLSVGQDSLHAAVEIANRAFWALKSQRRQLAGTSGCGICGVEALEQALPSLEVLPEIAPPKPALFAGLRERIQQAQVLAQHSGALHAALYVTDVGELALCREDIGRHNALDKLIGAMVRANVNPEQGFVVMTSRCSLELIHKAVRARIATLVTLSAPTSLTVQWARRHHLNLVHLPKNSAPRLYSPAPIQDHQPRKQHCYLNDQ
- a CDS encoding FdhF/YdeP family oxidoreductase, which produces MKQKEQIEQYSGPAGGWGALKAVTKSWLGSDNAFRNLRAMLKTNQNGGFDCPGCAWGESPENGMVNFCENGAKAVNWEATSRLVDPEFFAQHSVSELAKQTDYWLEYQGRLSHPMRYDASSDHYVAISWQEAFDLVAKHLNALQSPDEAEFYTSGRASNEAAYLYQLFVRAFGTNNFPDCSNMCHEASAIGLFETIGVGKGTVVFKDLEHADAIFIIGQNPGTNHPRMLEPLRAAVKRGAQVVCLNPLKERGLERFQNPQLPIEMLRNGSKPTSSAYYHPALGGDMAVFRGMAKFLLQWEREAHAQGGEPVFDHEFIRQHTNGLDAYLAAVEQTSWLQIVEQSGLQLDEIESLAHIYRHADRVIMCWAMGLTQHRHSVVTIQEVVNLQLLRGNVGKPGAGLSPVRGHSNVQGDRTMGINEKPPAFLLDALEKRFQFKVPRSHGHNAVQAIQAMEEKRAKVFIGLGGNFAQATPDTPRTHQAMRNCELTVHIATKLNRSHLVTGRDALILPCLGRTEIDVQAHGPQGVTVEDTFSMVHLSYGQLKPRSPHLRSEPAILAGIAKATLGNFPIDWDWAIADYSRIRDLIEQTIPGFKDFNQRVQHPGGFYLGNAAARCEWNTASGKAQFSPSALPAQLVNEHVTSRGDNPDLILQTLRSHDQYNTTLYGLNDRYRGVFGRRDVVFVNQEEIRRLGYQAGDKVDLVSLWEDGVERRVSGFELVAYDMPAGQAAAYYPETNPLVPLESYGERTFTPTSKFIAIKLKKAQPSEVIATTAV
- a CDS encoding energy-coupling factor transporter transmembrane component T family protein, producing the protein MKETKMKFGINYIDTQSPLHQLNGITKFALFIAWITVVLTTFDLRMIGLLIIAGLGLLKLTRVPFRVYKSLLLGTGSVLLLNALFMFALAPQQGSEYIGTAHVLLSLPGDYSLTQETLFYLVTVTLKYFSMFPIALVFVFTTHPTEFAASLNRLGVPYKIAYAVSLTLRYLPEVKKDFVNIMHAQQARGVELSKKAPLFTRLKNVAKILGPLIFSSLERADQISNAMTLRGFGRHNSRTWYSLKPLKQVDYLCLTAIVVIVAAAIGKRLLDTALFWYPWS
- a CDS encoding MFS transporter — translated: MTANRQGWKTPQNFLLLVSIIVPIAFSTWMALLNNFVIEKANFDGADIGLLQSVREIPGFLAFTVVFVLLFVREQRFMLISLAMLTLGTAITGLFPSLFGLLLTTLLMSTGFHYFETLKQSLSLQWLSKAEAPEMLGKYVSVGALASLVTYGSIWLMLEQLKLDFRTVYLIAGGVGFVLVLVMVFAFPEFKTEVPQNKKLVLRKRYWLYYALTFMSGARRQIFTVFAGFLMVEKFGYSAADITLLFLINYLFNFLFAKRIGRFIGVVGERKALMFEYVGLIFVFVGYGLVKSAEWAAALYVVDHLFFALALAIKTYFQKIADPADMASTAGVAFTINHIAAVVIPVTFGMIWLVSPSSVFYIGALMAGVSLLLSLNIPAKPEEGNETRVLRWS